The Methylobacterium sp. PvR107 genome contains a region encoding:
- a CDS encoding DUF6522 family protein, with product MRLDLGLEGDWMVDPRDLASRLDVSTNELKRLNRLGRIDAQLAIGAGQDTGLSRVIVRLSDRGWSGVFDQGGTLISEDVW from the coding sequence ATGCGGCTCGATCTTGGCCTCGAAGGCGATTGGATGGTTGATCCGCGCGATCTAGCCTCTCGCCTCGACGTGAGCACCAACGAGTTGAAGCGCCTGAACCGGCTGGGGCGAATTGATGCCCAACTGGCAATCGGTGCCGGCCAAGACACAGGTCTGTCGCGTGTGATTGTTCGTCTGTCCGATAGAGGCTGGTCGGGCGTTTTTGATCAGGGCGGAACTCTCATCAGCGAAGACGTTTGGTGA
- a CDS encoding tartrate dehydrogenase — translation MPGQGTSQQRRYRIAVIPGDGIGKEVVPEGVRVLEQAAKRHGFSLQLDWFDFASCDYYETHGRMMPEDWKPQIEAHDAIYFGAVGMPERVPDHISLWGSLILFRREFDQYANLRPVRLMPGVKCPLADRKPGDIDFWVVRENTEGEYSNAGGRMFAGTDREFALQETIMTRHGTDRILKFAFDLAQKRPKKHLTSATKSNGISITMPYWDERVKAVAEAYPDVRWDQYHIDILTAHFVLNPDRFDVVVASNLFGDILSDLGPACTGTIGIAPSGNINPERVHPSVFEPVHGSAPDIAGQGIANPIGQIWSGAMMLEHLGEHAAAAEIVGGIERVLSERTLRTRDLGGNADTQACGKAVAEALG, via the coding sequence ATGCCCGGCCAAGGAACAAGCCAGCAGCGCCGCTACCGCATCGCGGTGATCCCCGGTGACGGCATCGGCAAGGAGGTGGTGCCCGAGGGCGTGCGTGTGCTGGAGCAGGCCGCCAAGCGGCACGGCTTCAGCCTCCAGCTCGACTGGTTCGATTTCGCGAGCTGCGACTACTACGAGACGCACGGCCGGATGATGCCGGAGGACTGGAAGCCGCAGATCGAGGCGCACGACGCGATCTATTTCGGCGCGGTCGGCATGCCCGAGCGGGTGCCCGACCACATCTCCCTCTGGGGCTCGCTGATCCTGTTCCGGCGCGAATTCGACCAGTACGCCAACCTGCGCCCGGTGCGGCTGATGCCGGGGGTGAAGTGCCCGCTCGCCGACCGCAAGCCGGGCGACATCGACTTCTGGGTGGTCCGGGAGAACACGGAAGGCGAGTACTCGAATGCCGGCGGCCGGATGTTCGCCGGCACCGACCGGGAATTCGCCCTGCAGGAGACGATCATGACCCGCCACGGGACCGATCGGATCCTCAAGTTCGCCTTCGATCTGGCCCAGAAGCGCCCGAAGAAGCACCTGACCTCGGCCACGAAGTCGAACGGCATCTCGATCACCATGCCGTACTGGGACGAGCGGGTGAAGGCGGTGGCCGAGGCCTATCCGGATGTCCGGTGGGACCAGTACCACATCGACATCCTCACCGCGCATTTCGTGCTGAACCCGGACCGGTTCGACGTGGTGGTGGCCTCCAACCTGTTCGGCGACATCCTGTCGGATCTGGGCCCGGCCTGCACGGGCACGATCGGCATCGCGCCGTCCGGCAACATCAACCCGGAGCGGGTGCACCCGTCCGTGTTCGAGCCGGTCCACGGCTCGGCCCCCGACATCGCCGGCCAGGGGATCGCCAACCCGATCGGCCAGATCTGGTCGGGCGCGATGATGCTGGAGCACCTCGGCGAGCACGCGGCGGCGGCCGAGATCGTCGGCGGGATCGAGCGGGTGCTGTCCGAGCGGACGCTGCGGACCCGCGACCTCGGCGGCAACGCCGATACGCAGGCCTGCGGCAAGGCGGTGGCGGAGGCGCTGGGCTAG
- a CDS encoding xanthine dehydrogenase family protein subunit M, giving the protein MKSFTYERPSSPAEAAAAVAATPDAKFIAGGTNLLDLMKLQIETPRHLVDVNGLGLDTVEPTEAGGLRIGALVRNTDLAAHPRVRKDYGVLSRALLAGASGQLRNKATTAGNLLQRTRCPYFYDTAQACNKRQPGSGCAALDGVNRSLAVIGGNEACIATHPGDMAVAMRVLDAVVETIDADGAARRIPIAEFHRLPGDAPQRDTNLKPGELITAVTLPKPVAGTHIYRKVRDRASYAYALVSVAAILAKDGSGHVAFGGVAHKPWRVEAAEADLPKGAKAVTAQVFADAKPTPENAFKLKLAERTLSAALNQARA; this is encoded by the coding sequence ATGAAGTCCTTCACCTACGAGCGTCCCAGCTCGCCGGCGGAAGCCGCGGCCGCCGTCGCCGCCACGCCCGACGCCAAGTTCATCGCCGGCGGCACCAACCTGCTCGACCTGATGAAGCTGCAGATCGAGACCCCGCGCCACCTCGTGGACGTGAACGGGCTCGGCCTCGACACGGTCGAGCCGACCGAGGCGGGCGGCCTGCGCATCGGTGCGCTGGTGCGCAACACCGACCTCGCCGCCCACCCGCGGGTGCGCAAGGATTATGGAGTTTTGAGCCGGGCGCTGCTCGCGGGTGCCTCCGGCCAGTTGCGCAACAAGGCGACCACCGCCGGCAACCTGCTCCAGCGGACGCGCTGCCCGTATTTTTACGATACGGCCCAGGCCTGCAACAAGCGCCAGCCGGGCTCCGGCTGCGCGGCGCTCGACGGCGTGAACCGCTCGCTTGCGGTGATCGGCGGCAACGAGGCCTGCATCGCCACGCATCCGGGCGACATGGCGGTGGCCATGCGGGTGCTCGACGCCGTGGTCGAGACGATCGACGCCGACGGCGCTGCGCGAAGAATCCCGATCGCCGAGTTCCACCGCCTGCCCGGCGACGCGCCGCAGCGCGACACCAACCTCAAGCCCGGCGAGCTCATCACCGCGGTGACGCTGCCGAAGCCGGTCGCGGGCACGCACATCTACCGGAAGGTCCGCGACCGCGCCTCCTACGCCTACGCGCTGGTCTCGGTGGCGGCGATCCTGGCCAAGGACGGCAGCGGGCACGTCGCCTTCGGCGGCGTCGCCCACAAGCCCTGGCGGGTCGAGGCGGCCGAGGCCGACCTCCCGAAGGGCGCGAAAGCCGTGACGGCCCAAGTCTTCGCCGACGCCAAGCCCACCCCCGAGAACGCGTTCAAGCTGAAGCTCGCCGAGCGGACCCTCTCCGCGGCGCTCAACCAAGCGAGGGCCTGA
- the paoA gene encoding aldehyde dehydrogenase iron-sulfur subunit PaoA has product MVGATAGAPEGAGAGAVRTDDPVLAKVTLTVNGQRRDLELDTRTSLLDAAREHLHLTGSKKGCDHGQCGACTMIVDGRRINACLTLAVMHQGAEITTIEGLGQPDHLHPMQAAFVKHDGYQCGYCTPGQICSGVAVLEEIEAGIPSHVTADLEAAPRVTEAEIRERMSGNICRCGAYSNIVEAMTEVAGARA; this is encoded by the coding sequence ATGGTGGGAGCTACCGCCGGCGCGCCCGAGGGCGCAGGCGCCGGGGCCGTCCGGACCGACGACCCGGTCCTCGCGAAGGTCACCTTGACGGTGAACGGCCAGCGCCGTGACCTCGAACTCGACACGCGCACCAGCCTGCTCGACGCGGCGCGCGAGCACCTGCACCTGACCGGCTCCAAGAAGGGGTGCGACCACGGCCAGTGCGGCGCCTGCACGATGATCGTCGACGGGCGGCGGATCAACGCCTGCCTGACGCTGGCGGTCATGCACCAGGGCGCCGAGATCACCACGATCGAGGGGTTGGGCCAGCCGGACCACCTGCACCCGATGCAGGCGGCTTTCGTGAAGCACGACGGCTACCAGTGCGGCTACTGCACGCCGGGCCAGATCTGCTCGGGCGTCGCCGTCCTCGAGGAGATCGAGGCCGGCATCCCGAGCCACGTGACCGCGGATCTCGAGGCCGCGCCCCGGGTGACGGAAGCCGAGATCCGCGAGCGCATGAGCGGCAACATCTGCCGGTGCGGTGCCTATTCCAACATCGTCGAGGCGATGACCGAGGTCGCGGGAGCGCGGGCATGA
- a CDS encoding DUF6894 family protein: MLQRFYFDVDNGREIVRDDEGVEAEDFEQALADARSVISEMAAELAVANLSGPCSIIVRDETGLTLAQVPLGLFSTPPQEPKI; the protein is encoded by the coding sequence ATGTTGCAGCGATTTTATTTTGATGTTGATAATGGCCGTGAAATCGTTCGAGATGATGAAGGCGTTGAGGCTGAAGACTTTGAACAAGCGCTAGCTGACGCGCGTAGCGTCATCAGCGAAATGGCTGCCGAGCTGGCGGTCGCCAACCTCAGCGGCCCATGTTCGATTATTGTGCGAGATGAAACGGGATTGACACTCGCGCAGGTGCCACTTGGATTATTCTCCACGCCGCCGCAGGAGCCGAAAATCTAA
- a CDS encoding response regulator, giving the protein MARILLVDDEETVRGFLKRGLEIDGHAVVTANDGSDGLDRLNEADGGFDLMLTDIRMPLMDGIALALAAKRDFPDLTILLMTGFADQRERARGLDAIVTDVLTKPFSLADLRATVRRALAA; this is encoded by the coding sequence ATGGCGCGCATCCTTCTGGTGGATGACGAAGAGACCGTCCGGGGCTTCCTGAAGCGGGGGCTCGAGATCGATGGGCACGCCGTCGTGACCGCCAACGACGGCAGCGACGGGCTCGACCGGCTCAACGAAGCCGATGGCGGCTTCGACCTGATGCTCACCGACATCCGCATGCCGCTCATGGACGGCATTGCCCTGGCGCTCGCCGCCAAGCGCGACTTCCCGGACCTGACCATCCTGCTGATGACCGGCTTCGCCGACCAGCGTGAGCGGGCGCGGGGCCTCGACGCCATCGTCACCGACGTGCTGACGAAGCCGTTCTCCCTCGCGGACCTGCGCGCCACGGTGAGGCGGGCGCTCGCTGCCTGA
- a CDS encoding GSCFA domain-containing protein, translated as MTSDTQLEVPTDETFNTEGYLAANPDVRAAGMSARLHFELHGRREGRVQYAGPPDRRVTRITVMGNCQAPVLALCLRTMLPDAEIHGVHLGVMSTETVAASDLVLLQTEFAALAENRDIIPARQAERLRLWPTFYHSGFHPDLVYARAGDGPLASPLHEYNSALVLYGWLRGLTVGQTINLFREEVFDRLGYFDHAASADAYLAEDFARAGLDGEALLGDLRRLAPFCHAVNHPTLAALGRIAEAVLAPTDLTVSVRHVERFLADPLLSGPVWPVYPHVADRLGLPGSYDFKAPGTPGRILDLEGFVSGAFALYAAHDRSSIEVARLAEQADRYRDLEDLARPAPRRSANPYAKLPDHHFWRRAVAGVASADLDPVTKPRFQLTPADLIATAGSCFAQHIARTLIDRGYNYHVTEPGPGGSELFTARFGNIYSARQLLQLARRCYGLFEPEDVAWTRPDGRFVDPFRPQIEPDGYASEQDVAQSLPPHLAAVRRMFEESHLFIFTVGLTEIWESTVDGAVFPVAPGVVALPPDPSRYRFVNMSVAEVRADLAAFISLVRQHNPDLKILLTVSPVPLVATYEDRHVLQATTYSKSALRAAVDEICRHHEAVDYFPSYEIITSWHNGGAYFEADLRSVAESGVAHVMRVFERHYLRRVDRPAARQDAALRAEFARASKILCDEEALDAGR; from the coding sequence ATGACCTCAGACACGCAACTCGAAGTCCCCACCGACGAGACCTTCAACACGGAAGGCTATCTCGCCGCCAATCCCGATGTGCGGGCGGCGGGCATGTCGGCGCGCCTCCATTTCGAGCTTCACGGGCGTCGCGAGGGGCGCGTGCAATATGCCGGGCCGCCCGACCGGCGCGTCACGCGCATCACCGTCATGGGCAACTGCCAGGCGCCGGTCCTGGCCCTATGCCTGCGCACGATGCTGCCGGATGCCGAGATCCACGGTGTCCATCTCGGGGTCATGAGCACCGAGACCGTTGCCGCGAGCGACCTCGTCCTGCTGCAGACCGAATTCGCCGCCCTCGCCGAGAATCGGGACATCATCCCCGCGCGGCAGGCCGAGCGCCTGCGGCTCTGGCCGACCTTCTACCACTCGGGGTTTCACCCCGATCTGGTCTATGCGCGGGCGGGTGACGGCCCGCTCGCGAGCCCCCTTCACGAGTACAATTCGGCCCTGGTGCTCTACGGGTGGCTGCGCGGTCTGACGGTCGGGCAGACGATCAACCTGTTCCGCGAGGAGGTGTTCGACAGGCTCGGCTATTTCGATCACGCCGCCAGCGCGGACGCCTATCTCGCCGAGGATTTCGCGCGGGCCGGCCTCGACGGCGAGGCGCTGCTGGGCGATCTGAGGCGGCTCGCCCCCTTCTGCCATGCCGTCAACCACCCCACGCTCGCCGCACTCGGGCGCATTGCGGAGGCGGTGCTCGCACCGACCGACCTCACCGTCTCGGTGCGCCATGTCGAGCGGTTCCTGGCCGATCCGCTCCTGTCCGGACCGGTCTGGCCGGTCTACCCACATGTGGCGGACCGCCTCGGCCTCCCGGGCAGCTACGACTTCAAGGCGCCGGGCACACCCGGCCGCATCCTCGACCTCGAAGGGTTCGTGAGCGGCGCCTTCGCCCTGTACGCGGCGCATGATCGCTCGTCGATCGAGGTCGCCCGGCTGGCCGAGCAGGCGGACCGCTACCGCGACCTGGAAGACCTGGCGCGTCCCGCGCCCCGGCGCAGCGCCAATCCCTACGCGAAGCTGCCGGATCATCACTTCTGGCGGCGGGCGGTGGCGGGCGTCGCGTCGGCCGATCTCGATCCGGTGACGAAGCCCCGGTTCCAGCTCACCCCCGCCGACCTGATCGCCACCGCCGGCAGCTGTTTCGCGCAGCATATCGCGCGCACGCTGATCGACCGCGGCTACAACTATCACGTCACGGAACCCGGTCCGGGCGGCTCCGAGCTGTTCACCGCCCGGTTCGGCAACATCTACAGCGCCCGGCAATTGCTGCAGCTCGCCCGCCGGTGCTACGGCCTGTTCGAGCCCGAGGACGTCGCCTGGACCCGGCCCGACGGCCGCTTCGTCGATCCGTTCCGGCCGCAGATCGAGCCCGACGGATACGCGTCGGAGCAGGATGTGGCGCAGTCCCTGCCGCCGCACCTCGCCGCCGTGCGGCGGATGTTCGAGGAAAGCCACCTGTTCATCTTCACCGTGGGGCTCACGGAGATCTGGGAATCGACCGTCGACGGCGCGGTCTTCCCGGTCGCCCCCGGGGTGGTCGCGCTGCCGCCGGACCCGTCCCGGTACCGGTTCGTGAACATGAGCGTGGCGGAGGTGCGGGCGGATCTGGCGGCGTTCATCAGCCTCGTCCGCCAGCACAATCCGGACCTCAAGATTCTGCTGACGGTCTCGCCGGTGCCGCTCGTCGCCACCTACGAGGACCGGCACGTGCTGCAAGCGACGACCTACAGCAAGTCCGCCTTGCGGGCGGCCGTGGACGAGATCTGTCGGCACCACGAGGCGGTCGATTACTTCCCCTCCTATGAGATCATCACCAGCTGGCACAATGGCGGAGCCTATTTCGAGGCCGATCTGCGTTCCGTCGCGGAGAGCGGTGTCGCCCACGTGATGCGGGTGTTCGAGCGGCACTACCTGAGGCGTGTCGACCGACCGGCGGCGCGTCAGGATGCGGCGCTGCGGGCCGAGTTCGCGCGCGCGTCGAAGATCCTCTGCGACGAGGAAGCGCTGGACGCGGGGCGCTGA
- the hpt gene encoding hypoxanthine phosphoribosyltransferase — translation MTIPERRVRTLFDEAAIAKRNDELAEEILSARPDNLLVVAVLKGSFMFAADLLRALHRVGLAPQVEFVHLSSYRTGTVSTGQVEILRDVQSEVRGRDVLLVDDILESGRTVVFAKDLLMARGARRVLTAVLLEKPGKRAVTIDADFVGFTCPDVFVVGYGMDAAHAFRQLPFVGVVDYGSADPDLFDP, via the coding sequence ATGACCATCCCTGAACGGCGCGTCCGAACCTTGTTCGACGAGGCGGCGATCGCCAAGCGCAACGACGAGCTGGCCGAGGAGATCCTGTCCGCGCGGCCGGACAACCTCCTCGTCGTGGCGGTGCTCAAGGGCAGCTTCATGTTCGCCGCCGACCTGCTGCGGGCCCTGCACCGGGTTGGGCTCGCGCCGCAGGTCGAGTTCGTCCACCTGTCGAGCTACCGCACCGGGACGGTCTCCACCGGTCAGGTCGAGATCCTGCGCGACGTGCAGAGCGAGGTCCGCGGGCGGGACGTCCTGCTCGTCGACGACATCCTGGAATCCGGCCGGACCGTCGTCTTCGCCAAGGATCTGCTGATGGCACGCGGCGCGCGGCGGGTGCTCACCGCGGTGCTCCTGGAAAAGCCCGGCAAGCGCGCGGTGACGATCGATGCGGATTTCGTCGGCTTCACCTGTCCCGACGTGTTCGTCGTCGGCTACGGCATGGACGCGGCCCATGCCTTCCGGCAGCTGCCTTTCGTGGGCGTGGTCGATTACGGCAGCGCGGATCCCGACCTGTTCGACCCGTGA
- a CDS encoding cytochrome b, translating to MGSAQFDLGFVLTGLVVALFIWRRADGRDLPVEDPGPLHRLAKATHAALYVLLQAIVGLGIVNAFVRGVSLGPVSLPQLGDPEWRWALTHWHGLAANVLMALALFHAVAALVHHYLWHDAVLLCMLPRRS from the coding sequence ATCGGGTCGGCGCAATTCGACCTGGGCTTTGTCCTCACCGGCTTGGTCGTCGCCCTCTTTATCTGGCGACGGGCCGACGGCCGCGACCTGCCAGTGGAGGACCCGGGACCGCTCCATCGCCTCGCCAAGGCGACCCACGCCGCGCTGTACGTCCTGCTGCAGGCAATCGTCGGCCTCGGCATCGTCAACGCCTTCGTGCGCGGCGTCTCCCTCGGTCCGGTCAGCCTGCCGCAGCTCGGCGACCCGGAATGGCGGTGGGCGCTGACGCACTGGCACGGGCTCGCGGCGAACGTGCTGATGGCCCTGGCCCTGTTCCACGCGGTCGCCGCCCTCGTGCACCACTACCTCTGGCACGACGCCGTCCTGCTGTG
- a CDS encoding chloride channel protein: MSARQSAAAAGGEPASAATPGRAPVRPHRRAPRRWTGAGLVQAPGRLRSLVRRSEGGLVALATLVGCVAGVAVSAMTWITQTLRELLYNLPAGTRLSAADAVTPTLLLVGPCLGGALLGLVIFAATYLRGPRRRPAIDPIEANALHGGRMSLRDSVYLALQNVISNGCGASVGLEAGYTQIASGLASRLGIAFEVRRSDLRTLVGCGAAGAIAAGFGAPLAGAFYAFELIIGTYSIATLTPVVVAALCGNLVSRSLIETHPLVELGDMQAVTTSHVTSMEILPSLALGLFCAALGILIMRGVTLVERLVQASGLPRAAAPAFGGLCVGALALLATPQVLSGGHGALHMHFAAEGQGHGIAALAGLFAAKAVASAISIGSGFRGGLFFASLFLGAIAGKLFAALAPVLVPPLADFGLTPLAYAVIGMSALAVAIIGGPLTMTFLALEVTGSLPITGLVLAAVIASSLTVRKTFGYSFATWRFHLRGESIRSPHDVGWIRSLTVGRLMRRDPGTVAAETPLPTFLRAHPLGSPSRVIAVDGRGRYAGIVNVPEAHAAARDAAADAQPVLADLLLHTGDFLTPSMNAKDAAAAFDRTESEALAVVDGPETRRVLGLLTESHTLKRYSDELDRQRRAMAGESD, from the coding sequence GTGAGCGCGCGACAGTCAGCGGCGGCCGCAGGCGGGGAGCCGGCCTCCGCTGCAACACCAGGGCGGGCGCCGGTCCGGCCGCACCGCCGGGCCCCTCGGCGCTGGACGGGTGCGGGCCTCGTCCAGGCCCCGGGGCGGCTGCGCAGCCTCGTCCGCCGAAGCGAGGGCGGCCTCGTGGCGCTCGCGACGCTCGTCGGCTGCGTGGCCGGCGTCGCCGTCTCGGCCATGACCTGGATCACCCAGACCCTGCGCGAGCTGCTCTACAACCTGCCCGCGGGAACGCGGCTCAGCGCGGCCGATGCCGTGACGCCGACGCTCCTGCTCGTGGGGCCCTGCCTCGGCGGCGCGCTGCTGGGGCTGGTGATCTTCGCCGCCACCTACCTGCGCGGGCCCCGCAGGCGCCCGGCGATCGACCCGATCGAGGCCAATGCCCTGCATGGCGGCCGCATGTCCCTGCGTGACAGCGTCTACCTCGCCCTGCAGAACGTGATCTCGAACGGATGCGGCGCCTCGGTGGGCTTGGAAGCCGGCTACACGCAGATCGCCTCCGGCCTCGCCTCGCGGCTGGGGATCGCCTTCGAGGTCCGGCGGAGCGACCTGCGCACCCTGGTCGGCTGCGGCGCGGCCGGCGCGATCGCGGCGGGCTTCGGGGCGCCGCTGGCCGGCGCGTTCTATGCCTTCGAGCTGATCATCGGCACCTATTCCATTGCCACGCTCACGCCGGTGGTGGTCGCGGCGCTGTGCGGTAACCTCGTATCCCGGTCGCTGATCGAGACGCATCCGCTGGTCGAGCTCGGCGACATGCAGGCGGTCACGACGTCGCACGTCACCAGCATGGAGATCCTGCCGAGCCTGGCCCTCGGGTTGTTCTGCGCGGCCCTCGGCATCCTGATCATGCGCGGGGTGACCCTGGTGGAGCGGCTGGTCCAGGCCTCCGGCCTGCCGCGGGCGGCCGCCCCGGCCTTCGGGGGCCTGTGCGTCGGCGCCCTGGCCCTGCTGGCGACGCCGCAGGTGCTCTCGGGCGGCCACGGCGCCCTGCACATGCATTTCGCCGCCGAGGGCCAGGGCCACGGGATCGCGGCGCTCGCCGGGCTGTTCGCCGCCAAGGCGGTGGCCTCGGCGATCTCGATCGGCTCCGGATTCCGGGGCGGCCTGTTCTTCGCCTCGCTGTTCCTCGGCGCCATCGCCGGCAAGCTGTTCGCGGCCCTGGCCCCCGTGCTGGTGCCGCCGCTGGCGGATTTCGGCCTGACGCCGCTCGCCTACGCGGTGATCGGCATGAGCGCGCTCGCCGTGGCGATCATCGGCGGCCCGCTGACCATGACGTTCCTGGCGCTGGAGGTCACCGGCAGCCTGCCGATCACCGGCCTCGTGCTGGCGGCGGTGATCGCGTCCTCGCTGACCGTGCGCAAGACCTTCGGCTACTCCTTCGCCACCTGGCGCTTCCACCTGCGCGGCGAGAGCATCCGCAGCCCCCACGATGTCGGCTGGATCCGCTCGCTGACCGTCGGCCGGCTGATGCGCCGGGACCCCGGCACCGTCGCGGCCGAGACGCCGCTGCCCACCTTTCTGCGGGCGCATCCGCTCGGCTCGCCCTCCCGGGTGATCGCGGTCGACGGGCGCGGGCGCTATGCCGGCATCGTCAACGTCCCCGAGGCGCACGCGGCCGCGCGGGACGCGGCCGCCGACGCGCAGCCGGTGCTCGCCGACCTGCTGCTCCACACCGGCGATTTCCTGACCCCCAGCATGAACGCCAAGGATGCCGCCGCCGCCTTCGACCGCACCGAGAGCGAGGCGCTCGCGGTGGTCGACGGGCCCGAGACCCGCCGGGTGCTGGGCCTGCTCACCGAGAGCCACACGCTCAAGCGCTACAGCGACGAACTCGACCGCCAGCGCCGGGCCATGGCGGGGGAAAGCGACTGA
- a CDS encoding DUF938 domain-containing protein has translation MDDPLPHEARLAPAATRNRAAILAALRPHLPNAGLVLEIAAGSGEHALHFAAALPALRWLPSDPDPEARASIAAWRAHSGTPNLLPPVAADARDPASWPVAQAAAVVCINMAHIAPWEATVGLMTGARRILPTGGILFLYGPFFEDQRETAPSNRAFDLDLRSRDPAWGLRALSDVDAAARREGLRRRARIAMPANNLSLVYRTG, from the coding sequence ATGGACGACCCACTCCCGCACGAAGCTCGCCTCGCGCCGGCCGCAACTCGAAACCGTGCGGCGATCTTGGCGGCGCTGCGGCCCCACCTGCCCAACGCGGGATTGGTGCTGGAGATTGCGGCCGGGTCGGGCGAGCACGCCCTGCATTTCGCCGCTGCCTTACCGGCCTTGCGGTGGCTCCCAAGCGATCCCGATCCAGAGGCACGCGCCAGCATCGCGGCGTGGCGCGCTCACTCGGGAACGCCGAACCTGTTGCCACCGGTGGCAGCGGACGCCCGCGACCCGGCATCGTGGCCGGTCGCTCAAGCCGCTGCTGTCGTCTGCATCAACATGGCTCATATCGCGCCGTGGGAGGCGACGGTGGGCTTGATGACCGGGGCTCGCCGCATTCTGCCCACTGGTGGCATTCTGTTCCTCTACGGCCCATTTTTCGAGGATCAGCGGGAGACTGCACCGAGCAATCGGGCGTTCGACCTCGATCTTCGGTCACGTGACCCCGCCTGGGGCCTTCGAGCGCTGAGCGACGTCGATGCTGCGGCCCGGCGCGAAGGGTTGCGCCGGAGGGCCCGTATCGCCATGCCGGCGAACAATCTTTCGCTCGTCTATCGAACGGGTTGA
- a CDS encoding DUF3768 domain-containing protein yields MPARRSFSGGRVVMGAGVAALPRVACPALLAAVRSFDRFETDNDPHGEHDVGTVTLVGYRCCWKIDCYDRDLRCASPDPALTTCMLSVMLAEEC; encoded by the coding sequence ATGCCCGCCCGCCGGAGCTTCTCCGGCGGGCGGGTCGTGATGGGTGCCGGGGTCGCGGCTCTGCCGCGCGTGGCTTGCCCGGCTCTCCTGGCGGCGGTGCGCAGCTTCGACCGCTTCGAGACCGACAACGATCCGCACGGCGAGCACGACGTCGGCACGGTCACGCTCGTGGGTTACCGCTGCTGCTGGAAGATCGACTGCTACGACCGCGATCTGCGCTGCGCCTCACCCGACCCGGCGCTCACGACTTGTATGCTGTCCGTCATGCTGGCTGAGGAGTGCTGA